The Novipirellula caenicola genome includes the window GCTTTCTGAAAGAGCATGGCTCAGTCGCGGGCATTCAATTGGCGCACGCGGGCCGTAAAGCGAGTGCGAGTCGTCCGTGGGAAGGCGACAAACATCTTGGCAATGACGAAGGCGGCTGGGACACGATCGCGCCGTCGCCAATCGCCTTTGGTGACAAACTTTCCAAACACCCCAAAGAGATGACGCTGCACGATATCGAACGGGTCAAAGGCGATTTCGTGCGGGCGGCCGAGCGGGCACTGGCGGCCGGATTTAACTTTCTCGAAATCCACTTTGCCCACGGCTACTTGGCGCACGAGTTTTATTCGCCGCTGTCCAACAAGCGAACCGATGCCTATGGCGGCAACTTCGAAAATCGCACCCGATTCCTGTTGGAAACGTTCGCCGCGGTGCGTCAGGTGTGGCCCGAGCGGTTCCCGTTGACCGCACGATTGTCGGTCACCGATTGGATCGACGGAGGGGTCACCATCGAGCAGTCGATCGAATTGACTCGCCAATTGAAATCCGCCGGCTTGGACATGCTCGACGTCAGCCACGGATTTGTGACTCCCGATATCGATCGTGTCCCGTGGGGCCCCGGGTTCATGATTCCGATCGCAGGTCGAATCCGCAAAGAAGCCGATATTCCGACCACGACCAGTTGGTCGATCACCGAATCGCAACAGGCCGAAGACGCGCTGCAACAAAATCAGGTCGACATGGTGATGCTGGGCCGCGAGCTGTTGCGAGATCCGTATTGGCCCTACCACGCCGCTGCGGAACTCGGCGCGGAGGTGTCGAGCGATCTGTTGCCGGTCCAATACGCTCGAGCAGTCGATTGAGCGATCGGCGTCGATGGGGGGAGCTGCCAAAGGATTTGGGGTGAAACCAGCCGGCACGTCCGTGGTTGACGCGGGAGTTTTGAAGTTGCGCTATTGTCATTTTTCCCGCCAAATCCTAACCCGACACGTTAGCGAGGGACCGAGAAAATATCGAGATTCCCTCGCTGACGCTTCGGGTTGTGAAAAACACGCAACTTCAAAACGCGGGAGCGACGGCATTTTGCTCGTTTTGTCGTCAAAACACGTCTGTTGGCGGTAGATTTCCGCCATCGTCAAGCGGTGTATCCGCGACTATAATGACGGCTCCCCACCCCACTGCGATTTCGCTTCGCCAAAATCCCTTCCTACTGAACTCGCTCGCTCACGAAGAGATTCATCGCGAGCGAACGAGGCGTTTCGTCGCTGAGAAGCCAGCGTTTTGGTCGCACGGCGATCAACGACGTCCCCCCACCTTTCGCAAACGCCCACAGGCACTACGTTCGATGTTGATCGCACGCAATTTCTATCGCTCGTCACGAAGTCGCTTTGACGGATCACACTGCCGAGGCTTGATGCGAGTCACGCTGCTTGTCCTGATCTCAACATCCGCACTGGCCGCCGACGCGCAAGCGACGGAGCCAACGCCCGCCGACGGAACCAAACTGAGCAGCGAGGCGGTGACGTTCTTCGAGTCCAAGATCCGTCCGCTGCTGATTGAACACTGCTACGAGTGTCATTCGCACGAAGCCGACGCAAACGAAGGCGAACTGTATGTCGATTCGCGTGCCAGCCTGAGACGGGGCGGGACTCGCGGCGCCGCGATTTCCGGCAGCGATCCCTCACAAAGTCTGTTGCTTCGCGCGGTCGAGTACGCGGATGACGACATGCAGATGCCTCCGGCGGGAAAACTTGACGACGATTCGATTGCAAACCTTCGCACCTGGATTGCAATGGGCGCACCGGACCCGCGGGTGATCCAGCAGGATGCGGATCTCGAGGCGTCGGTATCGCCCATGGACATTGATCCCAAATCCCACTGGGCGTTTGTCGCTCCGGTGTCACCCGAACCACCATCGGACCATGATCCGCGATCCCACGACGTGATCGACGATTTTGCGAGCCAGCGAGCAGCGGATCGCGGCGTGACCTTGGCGGAACCGGCACCTCGTGAAACACTGATCCGCCGTGTCTATTTTGATCTAACCGGTTTGCCGCCAAGTGAGTCAACGATTGAGCAGTTTGTCGCTTCGACACGACCCGATGCGTACGAACGATTGGTCGATTCGCTATTGGCGTCACCTGAATATGCCGAGCGATTTTCGCGACATTGGTTGGACGTGGCTCGCTA containing:
- a CDS encoding NADH:flavin oxidoreductase/NADH oxidase, whose amino-acid sequence is MTKLYEKLTLKDVTLRNRIAVSPMCQYSSVDGFPTDWHLVHLGSRAIGGAGLVVVEATAVSPEGRISPGDSGIYTDDHVEPFARITRFLKEHGSVAGIQLAHAGRKASASRPWEGDKHLGNDEGGWDTIAPSPIAFGDKLSKHPKEMTLHDIERVKGDFVRAAERALAAGFNFLEIHFAHGYLAHEFYSPLSNKRTDAYGGNFENRTRFLLETFAAVRQVWPERFPLTARLSVTDWIDGGVTIEQSIELTRQLKSAGLDMLDVSHGFVTPDIDRVPWGPGFMIPIAGRIRKEADIPTTTSWSITESQQAEDALQQNQVDMVMLGRELLRDPYWPYHAAAELGAEVSSDLLPVQYARAVD